In Paenibacillus sp. FSL R7-0345, a single window of DNA contains:
- a CDS encoding MurR/RpiR family transcriptional regulator, with the protein MKLLRQLSEMSHFTPNEQSIAAYILRHRENMLQLNIQELAKATYTSHSAINRLTRKLGLSGFKEFTLQLAREFQQHTQTPSNVDPNYPFELDESALQVAGEIAELMKETLSKAYTYMDDAVLARTALKLDQSERIFIYALGDSQIRARSFQNKLIKINKYAVIATDLYEWAYHTVNLTPDDCAIFLTYHGNSPIFVKAARHLRQQGVPLITITAAEQSELAKLSTLCICVPGDEVKHAKIGTFSSQMAFEYVLNVIYSCIYKISYTQNKESAERSLSSQYINELMDES; encoded by the coding sequence TTGAAGCTGCTGCGGCAATTATCAGAAATGTCCCATTTTACACCTAACGAGCAGAGCATAGCAGCCTATATCCTGCGTCACAGGGAAAATATGCTGCAGCTTAACATTCAGGAACTGGCAAAAGCGACCTATACGTCCCACTCGGCCATCAACCGGCTGACCCGCAAGCTTGGCTTATCCGGCTTTAAAGAGTTCACTCTGCAGCTTGCCCGTGAATTTCAGCAGCATACCCAGACTCCCTCCAATGTTGATCCGAACTATCCTTTTGAACTGGATGAATCAGCGTTGCAGGTGGCCGGGGAAATCGCCGAATTAATGAAAGAAACGCTCAGCAAAGCCTATACATACATGGATGATGCCGTGCTCGCCCGGACTGCGCTAAAGCTGGATCAGTCTGAACGAATCTTCATCTACGCGTTGGGGGATTCACAGATCCGGGCCCGGAGCTTTCAAAACAAGCTGATCAAAATCAACAAATATGCCGTGATCGCCACGGACCTGTACGAATGGGCCTACCACACCGTTAATCTGACACCGGACGATTGCGCCATTTTTCTCACCTACCACGGGAACTCACCTATTTTTGTAAAAGCAGCCCGCCATCTCAGACAGCAGGGAGTCCCGCTTATTACGATCACCGCCGCTGAACAGAGTGAACTGGCCAAGCTCAGCACGCTCTGTATCTGTGTGCCGGGTGACGAAGTCAAGCATGCCAAGATCGGCACCTTTTCCTCGCAAATGGCGTTTGAATATGTGCTGAATGTGATCTACTCCTGCATTTACAAGATTTCGTATACCCAGAACAAGGAATCAGCCGAGCGTTCGCTGAGCAGCCAATATATTAACGAGCTAATGGACGAGTCCTAA
- a CDS encoding Gfo/Idh/MocA family oxidoreductase, translated as MKLGIAGAGNIVLDLLSFIQDIPEINVQAICSKPEHQDKLLHLQKNQGIRQVYYSYGDMLADAEVDTVYIGLPNHLHFQYAKEALMNGKHVICEKPFTSNLEEFLELQQLARGSGLILAEAISNQYLNNYLLLKEHLPKLGALKIVECNYSQYSSRYDAFLAGNVLPAFNPELSGGALMDINIYNIHFAVGCFGSPLKVQYSANIDRGVDTSGILLLDYGSFKCICIGAKDSSGQNGMNIQGVHGYIHLSGSANGIDSFDYVEGKQPPVTIDRKNHPHRMYDEFKAFARMVRENDLETANRMLEHSRRVMEVVEQAKQSAGLVFGADRR; from the coding sequence ATGAAGCTCGGAATTGCCGGAGCGGGAAACATCGTACTTGATCTGCTAAGTTTTATACAGGATATACCTGAGATTAATGTGCAGGCCATCTGTTCGAAGCCGGAGCATCAGGATAAACTGCTTCATTTACAAAAGAATCAAGGCATCCGGCAGGTATATTACAGTTACGGCGATATGCTGGCGGATGCGGAGGTAGATACTGTCTACATCGGGCTGCCGAACCATCTGCATTTCCAGTATGCCAAGGAAGCGTTGATGAACGGAAAACATGTAATCTGCGAGAAGCCGTTCACCTCAAATCTGGAGGAATTTCTGGAGCTGCAGCAGCTTGCCCGCGGTAGCGGTCTGATTCTGGCTGAGGCCATTTCCAACCAGTATCTGAACAATTACCTGCTGCTGAAGGAGCACCTGCCTAAGCTGGGTGCGCTTAAAATCGTAGAATGCAATTACTCCCAATACTCGTCGCGGTACGATGCTTTTCTGGCCGGAAATGTGCTGCCTGCCTTTAACCCGGAGCTGTCCGGAGGCGCACTGATGGATATTAATATTTATAATATCCATTTTGCAGTCGGCTGCTTCGGCAGTCCGCTGAAGGTGCAGTACTCCGCTAATATAGACCGGGGCGTTGATACCTCAGGTATTCTGCTGCTGGATTACGGCAGTTTCAAATGCATATGTATAGGGGCGAAGGACAGTAGCGGGCAGAACGGGATGAACATTCAGGGAGTTCATGGATATATTCATCTGTCCGGCTCGGCTAACGGGATCGACAGCTTTGATTATGTGGAGGGCAAGCAGCCGCCGGTAACGATTGACCGGAAAAATCACCCGCACCGCATGTATGACGAATTCAAAGCATTCGCACGCATGGTCCGGGAGAATGACCTGGAGACGGCAAACCGGATGCTGGAGCACAGCAGACGGGTTATGGAGGTCGTTGAGCAGGCAAAGCAATCAGCCGGGCTGGTGTTTGGTGCGGACCGG
- a CDS encoding Gfo/Idh/MocA family oxidoreductase: MLTIAYIGNGKSTNRYHLPFALNRDYINVKTIYARNPHKAEWDKIPGVLYTDDINAVMNDAEIQLVVVCTHLDSHYEYAKLALDHGKHVLVEKPFMMSAEDAKAIFAYAREKKLIIQCYQNRRYDSDFLTTGQVIESGKLGELLEVELNYDYYRPETPNAVKQFSPYSSYLFGHGVHTIDQVISYFGTPDRVHYDVRQLLGQGRMNDYFDLDFYYAALKVSVKSSFFRLKARPSFVAYGKKGVFVKHTIDRQEEHLKLFYLPQGHADFGLDTPDHYGTLTYLDDEGNYHEEKVVSVKGDYARVYDDIYEVIVNGREKVIKDEETVAVMEILEHGIAGCS, encoded by the coding sequence ATGCTGACAATCGCTTATATCGGAAACGGAAAAAGCACCAACCGCTATCATCTGCCGTTTGCACTGAACCGGGATTATATCAACGTAAAAACCATCTATGCCCGCAATCCGCACAAAGCAGAATGGGACAAGATCCCCGGTGTTTTATATACAGATGATATTAATGCAGTGATGAACGATGCAGAGATTCAGTTAGTTGTGGTATGCACTCATCTGGATTCGCATTATGAGTATGCCAAGCTGGCGCTGGATCACGGCAAACATGTGCTGGTGGAGAAACCGTTTATGATGAGCGCAGAGGACGCTAAGGCTATTTTTGCATATGCCCGGGAGAAGAAGCTGATTATCCAGTGTTACCAGAACAGACGCTATGATTCAGATTTTCTCACAACGGGGCAGGTTATCGAATCAGGCAAGCTCGGTGAGCTGCTGGAGGTAGAGCTGAATTATGATTATTACCGGCCGGAAACGCCGAATGCGGTCAAGCAGTTCTCTCCGTATAGCAGCTATTTGTTCGGACATGGTGTTCATACCATTGATCAGGTGATCTCTTATTTCGGGACGCCGGACCGGGTGCATTATGATGTGCGGCAGCTGCTTGGACAGGGCAGAATGAATGATTATTTTGATCTGGATTTCTATTATGCTGCGCTCAAGGTATCGGTAAAATCGAGCTTTTTCCGCTTGAAGGCCCGGCCAAGCTTTGTTGCCTACGGTAAAAAGGGTGTGTTCGTCAAACATACGATTGACCGCCAGGAGGAGCATCTCAAATTATTTTACCTGCCGCAGGGACATGCCGATTTCGGGCTGGACACGCCGGATCATTACGGCACGCTGACTTATCTGGATGATGAGGGCAATTACCATGAGGAGAAGGTCGTTTCCGTCAAAGGGGATTATGCCAGAGTCTATGATGACATCTATGAAGTCATTGTGAACGGGCGGGAGAAGGTTATCAAGGATGAGGAAACAGTTGCCGTTATGGAGATTCTGGAACACGGGATTGCGGGGTGCAGCTGA